The DNA region AAGTAAGATGGCAAAAAGTGTCGCATATCTTGCATCAGCAATGTGGGTGGAATGCCGGCTGTCCCTACTGGAAATACATCTGCATAGAGAATACCATAGTGAAAATCTGCTTGCTCAGCCGGTACCTGTTCTGCCTGAGCATTATAGGACTTGGTGCCTCGAAAGGGAGCTGTCCGGTAAAACACAGATTCTACATAAGGCAGAGCAGCTTCATACAGCCAAGTCATCCCTTTTGACTTGGGAATAATTTCATAGCATTCACCATCAATGTAGACATGGTGGTAGATAGGGCGTCCAGCAATGGCAAAAATGCCGTTGACCAGGAAATTCATGGCTTCAGGAACGCTGGTGATCTTACCTTCATCATACAGATCAGACATTTCAAAAAAGACGGGAGCCATAACTTCCCAAAACAAACCTAGATTTGCATAATAGGATAGCTCTCGCACCTTCTCAATAAACATCTCAGGAAATAGCTTGTGCAATGACAGCATCAATGGATTGTTTTTAAAGTAGGCTCGGATGGCACGATCAGCGTTAGCTTTATACTCGTCCGTGTCTAGATAGGGGTCGAATCTATTGGCTGGCGCATACATCTTACGATGCCATAGCATTGCCCTCATGCAAGCTTCAGCAAATTCCATATTGATGCGATCGTGCCAAAGATGATGGAATAATTTAGGCCACGATTTTTTAGTCTCACCCTTGTTGATAAACTCTAAAAGTTCTGGGTGGGCGGTTGCTTCTCCTCGCCAGATACGTAGATCAGCATCATCTCCTGCATAGTGATTATGAAGATCTAGATACTCTTGGGGAAGAAAGTATTTGAAGGCTGGAACAGGATTTAAGAAAACTCGTTCACCAATATACAGAAGGTCACGCCAGTAAAAATCCATCGGTACCGCATAGGCTTTATAGATACCAATGATTTGCATGAGATTCTCAGGGGTATCAGGAAGCATGGCTCCTCCTGCTTCCAATCGATGAATAATATCGGCAAAGGGATGCTGAGAGGGAGGAATAACCGTGGATGGTGAGGACATTGTGGTGGTCATAGGTTTCTAATACACGACAAAGACGACAGGCAATTTTAAGACCGAATGGATTAGTTTTTAGGGAATATCAATGCTTCCGTGGTTTGCATGGCAGTTGTGATCGTGATTATTTGTGGTGTTGGCGGGCTAGCCATCGACACCATAGCTGCGGTTGTTGCTTCACTCCAGCGCACTAACCAGCTTGGCTGAATACCCAGCAAGAAGATAGCCCAAGCTAAAACCAATGCCGGCACCCGCTCACCCCATTCAACCTTGGGGAAGTAGGCGATCGCATTATCCAGCTTGCCAAAACAGGTGCGGTTTAACAAAATCACAAAATAGACTGCTGTTAAACCTGTACCTACGACAGATAATAAGGTTTGGATTGGAAAAACGGCGTAGCTACCTTGAAAGATGAGAAATTCGGCAATAAAACCTGCTAGCCCTGGAATACCCGCACTCGCCATCCCACCCAACACTAAGAGAGAACTAATGGTAGGTAGCCCTCGAATAGGATTCATGAGACCGTTGAGCACATTCAGCTCACGGGTACCAACCTTCAGTTCTACCAGTCCAACTAGATGAAATAGGATCGCTAGAATTAGCCCATGGGCAACCATCTGAGATACGGCGCCCACCATGCTGAGGTTTGTTAAGGCTGCTCCACCTAGTAAGATATAGCCCATATGACCTACAGAGCTATAGGCTACCATGCGCTTGATATCCGTTTGGGCGATCGCTGCCATGGCCCCGTAGAGCACGCTAATCGTCGCCCAAGTCGCTAAGCCAGGAGAGAGAACAGACCAGGCATCTGGAAATAGACCTAAACCAAAACGAAAGATTCCGTAAGCCCCCAATTTTGCCAAAACACCGCCCAGCAAAATCGCAGTTGGCGTAGATGCAGCTGTGTAGGTATCTGGCAACCACGTGTGAAATGGCACTAACGGAACCTTGATGCCAAATCCAACCAGCAATATACCAAGAAGAATAAGCTGCGATAGCATGGGCAAACTTTGCCCCATGACAGCACTGTAGGCAAAGGACGAGGCACCCGTGAGCCAAACTAGACCTAGGAAGCCAACCAGAATCAGCGCTCCGGACAGGGCTGTATAGATCAAGAACTTGGTGGCGGCATAATTACGCCGTTCACCGCCCCAAATAGAGATCAGCAGGTAGAACGGTACAAGCTCTAGTTCATAAAATAGGAAAAAGAGGAGTAGATTCTGGGCCAAAAATGCCCCGGCCACACCGCCGCTGCAGATCAGCATCAGACTGTAAAACAGGCGCGGACGTTCCGTCTGTTCTGAACTGCTGAACACAGCAATCCAGGTTAAAAAGCTGTTTAGGATCACCAAGGTAATAGACAGACCATCTACGCCAAGCTGGTAGTTTAGACCAAGGCTATCAATCCAGGGCAAGTATTCTTGCATCTGCAGCGTCGGCGTATTCAGGTCAAACTGGAACAGCAGGGCTAAGCTCCAAAGTAAAATACCTCCCGTGAACCAAAGGGTAATCCAACGAATCTGTTTTGATGAGATAGAGGCAGGCAAACAGCCAAGGGCGATCGCCCCTAGAAATGGAAGCCAAATCAAGGTGCTTAGCATAGGTTATCCACCAATAACAAGAGATAGGTTAGTCAACGACGACCATGTCATCAAGAGCGTGATTAAAATGATGCCTAGAGCAATGGTGAGCACATAGGACTGGGTTTTGCCACTGTTGCCATATTTGAGGGCTTCGCCGCCAAAGAGTGAGGCTAGCCCCACCATGTTGACTAGACCATCCACCAGGTAGCGATCGCCCCAGTCAACGAGGCGTGAGATCAAACCAACGCTACCGACAACACTGAAGCCATAAATTCGGGATGTGTAAAAATCGTAGGCTAACAGATTTTGAAGTGCTTGCCACGGTAGGCGAATCGGCTTAGATAGCGGGCCATAGTACACCAATGCTGCTAGGCTGCAGCCAGACAGGCTCGACCACGTTAGCACTAACGCCACATCTTTATTGAGAGTAGCCCAGTCAGGCAGCAGTGACAGCGTTTGCAACACGAAAGGTAGGTGCAGAACAAACCCCGCCAAGACGGTCATCGGTAAGGTCACCAGCCAGCCATTCTCCGGCGATCGCTCCGTCATAGGCTTGGGTTGTCCACCAAACATCAGTACAAAGACTCGCGTGACGGCAAACGCAGCAAAGGCATTCACCACCAGTAAAATCACGGCAATAATGGGGCGATCGCGCCATACACCATCCAGCAAGGCAAGCATCGACCAAAATCCACCTAGGGGCGGCAGGGCAATTAAACCAGCTACGCCAACCAGGTAGGATAATCCCGA from Candidatus Obscuribacterales bacterium includes:
- a CDS encoding CO2 hydration protein, with the protein product MLPDTPENLMQIIGIYKAYAVPMDFYWRDLLYIGERVFLNPVPAFKYFLPQEYLDLHNHYAGDDADLRIWRGEATAHPELLEFINKGETKKSWPKLFHHLWHDRINMEFAEACMRAMLWHRKMYAPANRFDPYLDTDEYKANADRAIRAYFKNNPLMLSLHKLFPEMFIEKVRELSYYANLGLFWEVMAPVFFEMSDLYDEGKITSVPEAMNFLVNGIFAIAGRPIYHHVYIDGECYEIIPKSKGMTWLYEAALPYVESVFYRTAPFRGTKSYNAQAEQVPAEQADFHYGILYADVFPVGTAGIPPTLLMQDMRHFLPSY
- a CDS encoding NADH-quinone oxidoreductase subunit M, with amino-acid sequence MLSTLIWLPFLGAIALGCLPASISSKQIRWITLWFTGGILLWSLALLFQFDLNTPTLQMQEYLPWIDSLGLNYQLGVDGLSITLVILNSFLTWIAVFSSSEQTERPRLFYSLMLICSGGVAGAFLAQNLLLFFLFYELELVPFYLLISIWGGERRNYAATKFLIYTALSGALILVGFLGLVWLTGASSFAYSAVMGQSLPMLSQLILLGILLVGFGIKVPLVPFHTWLPDTYTAASTPTAILLGGVLAKLGAYGIFRFGLGLFPDAWSVLSPGLATWATISVLYGAMAAIAQTDIKRMVAYSSVGHMGYILLGGAALTNLSMVGAVSQMVAHGLILAILFHLVGLVELKVGTRELNVLNGLMNPIRGLPTISSLLVLGGMASAGIPGLAGFIAEFLIFQGSYAVFPIQTLLSVVGTGLTAVYFVILLNRTCFGKLDNAIAYFPKVEWGERVPALVLAWAIFLLGIQPSWLVRWSEATTAAMVSMASPPTPQIITITTAMQTTEALIFPKN